One window from the genome of Marinobacter sp. LV10R510-11A encodes:
- the flgL gene encoding flagellar hook-associated protein FlgL: protein MIRISSQQIFSSGINRLQELNSTLNSTQQQIASGKRVNKPSDDPVAAARILKLDQELSRVKTYERNVSLADNRLKQEESSLASSIDVVQRIRELTVQAGNGSLSPNDRKSISSEMKERLGQLANIANTRDASGEYIFSGFQGSVQAFQQNEEGNYVYQGDEGQRVLEIDDGVTVPISDHGKGIFVNVPAAVTGSYTNDVSGGFISGVSVVNEADLNASFSGTFPGDISIEVDASGNIQAQDINGNTLPVAPPVYQSGEPFVVAGVEATISDVTAGSGDTFTLNINNKQSVFGTIENLITGLDSINKGSPEGRAAYDDLVAQSLANLDNAQESVVLKQTELGGRMNAVESTKGFLADSSLYTNEIRSQLQDVDYAEAISNLSFQSFVLQAAQQSFAQVSQLSLFDRL, encoded by the coding sequence ATGATTAGAATTTCATCACAACAGATATTCTCAAGCGGTATCAATCGGTTGCAGGAGCTGAACAGTACTCTGAACAGCACGCAACAACAGATAGCTTCTGGTAAGCGGGTGAATAAGCCCTCAGACGACCCGGTGGCTGCGGCCCGTATTCTAAAACTCGATCAGGAGTTGTCACGGGTAAAAACCTATGAGCGCAACGTAAGCCTTGCAGACAACCGTCTCAAGCAGGAAGAAAGCTCGCTGGCCAGTTCTATTGACGTGGTTCAACGCATCCGCGAGCTGACCGTGCAGGCAGGTAACGGGTCGCTCTCTCCCAATGACCGCAAGTCTATTTCTTCAGAAATGAAAGAGCGGCTGGGGCAGCTTGCCAACATTGCGAACACTCGGGATGCATCTGGAGAGTATATTTTCAGTGGATTTCAGGGTTCGGTTCAGGCGTTTCAGCAGAATGAAGAAGGTAACTATGTCTACCAAGGCGATGAGGGCCAGCGAGTTCTGGAAATTGATGACGGGGTGACGGTGCCGATCAGTGATCACGGCAAAGGTATTTTTGTGAATGTGCCGGCGGCGGTGACCGGAAGTTATACCAACGACGTGTCGGGTGGCTTCATTTCAGGTGTGTCTGTTGTGAATGAGGCGGATCTGAACGCGAGTTTCAGCGGGACATTCCCAGGTGATATCAGCATTGAAGTAGACGCAAGCGGTAATATCCAAGCACAGGATATCAATGGAAACACTCTGCCTGTAGCGCCGCCTGTGTATCAAAGTGGCGAGCCTTTTGTGGTGGCCGGCGTGGAAGCGACGATATCAGACGTAACCGCGGGATCTGGCGATACGTTTACTCTGAATATCAACAACAAACAGTCAGTATTTGGCACCATCGAAAACCTGATTACCGGCCTCGATTCCATTAATAAGGGGTCTCCTGAGGGCCGTGCCGCGTATGACGATTTAGTTGCACAATCTTTGGCCAATCTCGACAACGCCCAGGAAAGCGTTGTTCTAAAGCAGACTGAGCTTGGCGGGCGGATGAACGCGGTAGAGTCTACTAAGGGTTTTCTGGCAGATTCTTCTTTGTACACCAACGAAATTCGCTCCCAATTACAGGATGTGGATTATGCCGAAGCGATCAGCAATCTTAGCTTCCAGAGCTTTGTGCTGCAGGCTGCGCAGCAATCGTTTGCACAGGTTTCGCAGTTGTCATTATTCGACCGATTATAA